Proteins from a genomic interval of Spirochaetota bacterium:
- the glyQ gene encoding glycine--tRNA ligase subunit alpha — MYFQDLIANLNSYWAKQGCIIVQGYDLEVGAGTFNPATFLRVLGPEPWNVAYVEPSRRPTDGRYGDNPNRLQHYYQYQVIMKPSPLDIQDLYLNSLRNLGIKLEEHDVRFVEDDWESPTLGASGLGWEVWLDGMEITQFTYFQQCGSIELDPIPVEITYGLERICMYIQGVESVFDIQWNESLTYRDVHHRSEFEFSHYNFNIADIDLHFKLFDLYEKECCKILDYEPVQLVLPAYDYVLKCSHVFNILDARGAISVTERVGYIARVRNLARRCAERYIAIRQSMGFPLCKNAQPEKV, encoded by the coding sequence ATGTACTTTCAAGATCTAATTGCTAATCTTAACAGCTATTGGGCCAAACAGGGATGTATAATAGTCCAAGGATATGACCTTGAAGTTGGTGCAGGTACATTTAATCCCGCAACCTTTTTGCGCGTTTTAGGCCCTGAACCATGGAATGTTGCATATGTGGAGCCTTCACGCCGTCCAACTGATGGGCGCTATGGTGATAATCCAAACAGATTACAGCACTATTATCAATATCAAGTAATAATGAAACCATCACCCCTTGATATACAGGATTTATATCTCAACTCTTTGCGAAATTTAGGCATCAAATTAGAAGAGCATGATGTGCGTTTTGTTGAAGATGACTGGGAATCCCCCACACTTGGTGCTTCAGGATTGGGATGGGAAGTATGGCTTGATGGCATGGAAATTACTCAGTTTACCTATTTCCAGCAATGTGGTAGTATAGAACTTGACCCAATACCCGTTGAAATAACCTATGGCCTTGAACGTATATGCATGTATATTCAGGGAGTTGAGAGTGTTTTTGACATACAATGGAATGAATCATTGACATACCGCGATGTACATCACAGAAGTGAGTTTGAATTTTCACATTATAATTTCAATATTGCTGATATAGATTTACACTTTAAACTCTTTGATCTTTACGAAAAGGAATGTTGTAAAATTCTGGATTATGAGCCAGTACAGCTGGTTCTTCCTGCTTATGATTATGTACTAAAATGTTCCCATGTATTTAACATCCTGGATGCTCGAGGGGCTATCTCTGTAACTGAACGCGTTGGTTATATAGCTCGGGTCAGGAATCTTGCACGTCGTTGTGCCGAGCGATATATCGCCATACGCCAATCAATGGGTTTTCCGCTTTGTAAAAATGCGCAACCTGAGAAAGTTTAA
- a CDS encoding bifunctional oligoribonuclease/PAP phosphatase NrnA, producing the protein MDYFANLKKYLNSYDQFIISTHESPDPDGLGAEIAFKELLFKIGKKAIIINSDPTPSKFNFIDPDNEIIIFNENLNINNLNDYAVFVLDTNDFDNIGKTYQYIKNYIKDVFIIDHHEGGQDKMDANFIKVEASSTSEIIGNILQHFGIIPSFKAAQALYAGIVFDTGCFKYPKTSPVTFVLAAQLLSLGVRPYEIYQRIYENNSLEVFRLRALMLASMEVHFGGKLILMKLTPDMIKETNAPFSEGEVNINLPLTVEGVVASVLVKQDIGGPVKVSMRTKGDLDVAEIAIANGGGGHKNAAGYKSVYDFETTRLKVLEEMSRFFK; encoded by the coding sequence ATGGATTACTTTGCTAATCTAAAAAAATATCTGAATTCTTATGATCAATTCATTATTTCCACTCATGAAAGTCCCGATCCAGATGGGTTGGGTGCAGAAATCGCCTTTAAAGAACTTCTATTTAAAATAGGGAAAAAGGCAATAATTATAAATTCTGACCCAACGCCTTCAAAATTTAATTTTATAGACCCCGATAACGAAATAATTATTTTCAATGAAAATTTAAACATAAATAATTTAAATGATTATGCTGTGTTTGTGTTGGATACCAATGACTTTGATAATATAGGGAAAACATATCAGTATATTAAAAACTACATTAAAGATGTATTTATTATTGACCATCATGAAGGTGGTCAAGATAAAATGGATGCAAATTTCATTAAAGTTGAAGCTTCATCAACCTCTGAAATAATCGGCAATATCCTGCAGCATTTTGGCATTATCCCATCATTCAAAGCAGCTCAGGCTCTTTACGCGGGTATAGTTTTTGATACAGGTTGTTTTAAATATCCAAAAACATCACCAGTTACATTTGTATTAGCAGCTCAATTACTGTCCTTGGGAGTCAGACCATATGAAATATATCAACGTATTTATGAAAACAACTCGCTTGAAGTGTTTAGATTAAGAGCTTTAATGCTTGCTTCAATGGAAGTCCATTTTGGAGGGAAACTCATACTGATGAAGCTAACTCCAGATATGATAAAAGAAACTAATGCTCCATTTTCCGAAGGCGAAGTAAATATAAATCTACCGTTAACTGTAGAAGGTGTTGTGGCAAGTGTTCTTGTAAAGCAGGACATTGGCGGCCCTGTAAAAGTGAGTATGCGCACCAAAGGAGATTTAGATGTTGCAGAAATAGCAATTGCAAATGGAGGTGGTGGCCATAAAAATGCTGCTGGGTACAAATCTGTATATGATTTTGAAACAACACGATTAAAAGTTTTAGAAGAGATGTCGCGCTTTTTTAAATAG
- a CDS encoding ParB/RepB/Spo0J family partition protein, whose amino-acid sequence MVFHDAPVKLIPLNAIHSDDYFKISRPLPKDLVGSVMRCGIIEPVILCNQDVRYKIIYGHNRIKAAQNAGIQEVPAKVITKFNLDDFLKIIRVKLYHNALGTIGKIKSLYLLYDYFHVDKKQVVEIARELSLPASLIELKNIQLIINMPPVIIDYIDARAVAPKFVVPLLRLSPTSITILEQIVASCQIRVNYFNSIIVMIEDIYRNGKDKVLLEVLGSLLVNERVTDEDVYNCIYSIRYPEYTKDMTVIDNVKKKLNAFGIKVEIPAYLEGDSIHVIFEVKKNNPIHGLLQKDHEVAGLIQSIVDLL is encoded by the coding sequence ATGGTTTTCCATGATGCCCCGGTGAAATTAATTCCACTCAATGCAATTCATAGTGATGATTATTTTAAAATTTCAAGGCCATTGCCTAAAGATCTGGTTGGGTCTGTTATGCGATGCGGCATAATTGAGCCAGTAATTCTTTGCAACCAGGATGTGAGATACAAAATTATATATGGCCATAATAGGATCAAAGCTGCACAGAATGCAGGTATACAAGAGGTACCAGCAAAGGTTATTACCAAATTCAATTTGGATGATTTTTTAAAAATTATCAGAGTTAAATTATATCATAATGCATTGGGAACCATTGGTAAAATCAAAAGTTTGTATTTGCTATATGATTATTTTCATGTTGATAAAAAACAGGTTGTGGAAATTGCAAGGGAACTGTCGCTGCCTGCTTCTTTAATTGAATTAAAAAATATTCAGCTTATAATCAATATGCCACCTGTGATTATTGATTATATTGATGCAAGAGCTGTCGCCCCAAAATTTGTTGTTCCGTTGTTACGATTGTCACCAACTTCTATCACTATCTTAGAACAAATTGTTGCTTCTTGCCAGATACGAGTAAATTATTTTAATTCCATAATTGTTATGATTGAAGATATTTACAGAAATGGTAAGGATAAAGTTTTGCTAGAAGTTTTAGGATCATTGCTTGTTAACGAGCGTGTTACTGATGAAGATGTGTATAATTGTATATACTCAATTCGTTATCCTGAATACACAAAGGATATGACTGTTATAGATAATGTTAAGAAAAAGCTTAATGCGTTTGGTATAAAGGTTGAAATCCCGGCATACCTTGAAGGCGATAGTATCCATGTAATCTTTGAGGTGAAAAAGAACAACCCAATTCATGGATTATTACAAAAAGATCATGAAGTTGCTGGATTAATACAATCTATAGTTGACCTGTTATAA
- a CDS encoding tetratricopeptide repeat protein: protein MITYILISMFIISAFLYYLVYVRPKFSPLYKAQQLVAQNQFIDAIREYKKVIDEYPDDFVVHYRLADLYLSIGEIDQAVIHYEKILEIGKFNYEVDQLSVQKKLAKSYYMRDEVEKAFQTYMDIIKNYPADIESLYHIAFISLGQEEFDIAQRYFDRLLKLKNDNYEILFGAGICYYQNMRIQDAIDNFKLALQIKPQSEIAQIAAAFACNRKRDYRQALGYISRIADTAQDPDVLYMAKRFQAFMLMRLKRHDEGIKLFQDLIELARKNANDEAELLALYDLGYAYLKNEQTSQAYDTWNELYRKDRNYRNIQYLVTQLRKEMEIDKFVKEEVTSVTETITSWMDDAFPQGLLWEMCGLKNTKKYNLKDIVVTTKISYDDGKTITTSDDIMERYILLDNENFRIISNRLVAKMGFKVDQILQTYREADGVDFLAINPETKEKVLVWVRRWTKTNVGEITLRNFAQAVNDMKAQQGIFITTADLTQAAKESLKKLSKVTVIYPDEISKLLRGLL, encoded by the coding sequence ATGATTACATATATCCTGATTTCAATGTTTATTATAAGTGCTTTTCTTTATTACTTGGTATATGTACGTCCAAAATTTAGCCCATTGTATAAAGCACAGCAACTTGTTGCACAGAATCAGTTCATTGACGCAATACGTGAATATAAAAAAGTAATAGATGAATATCCAGATGATTTTGTTGTTCATTACCGGTTAGCCGACCTGTATTTATCTATTGGTGAAATTGATCAGGCAGTAATCCACTATGAGAAAATTCTTGAAATTGGAAAATTTAATTATGAGGTGGATCAGCTTAGTGTACAGAAGAAATTAGCAAAATCTTACTATATGCGCGATGAAGTTGAAAAAGCTTTTCAGACATACATGGATATTATTAAAAATTATCCTGCTGATATTGAATCTTTATATCATATTGCTTTCATTTCACTTGGTCAGGAGGAGTTTGACATAGCACAGCGATATTTTGATAGGTTATTGAAACTGAAAAATGATAATTATGAAATCCTTTTTGGTGCTGGCATCTGTTATTATCAAAACATGCGAATACAGGATGCTATTGATAATTTTAAATTAGCCTTACAGATAAAACCACAATCAGAAATTGCTCAGATAGCAGCAGCCTTTGCATGTAATAGAAAACGGGATTATCGCCAGGCGTTAGGGTATATTTCTAGGATAGCTGATACTGCTCAGGATCCTGATGTGCTGTATATGGCAAAACGGTTTCAGGCATTCATGTTGATGCGACTAAAAAGACATGACGAGGGGATAAAGCTTTTTCAGGACTTAATTGAGCTTGCAAGGAAAAATGCAAATGATGAAGCAGAACTTCTTGCTTTATATGATTTAGGATATGCGTATTTGAAAAATGAGCAGACTTCACAGGCGTATGATACATGGAATGAGCTTTACCGAAAGGATAGAAACTATAGGAATATACAATATTTAGTCACACAATTGCGTAAAGAAATGGAGATTGATAAATTTGTAAAAGAGGAAGTAACATCTGTCACAGAAACTATCACTTCATGGATGGATGATGCTTTTCCACAAGGATTATTATGGGAGATGTGTGGTTTAAAAAATACAAAAAAATATAATTTAAAGGACATCGTGGTAACTACTAAAATAAGTTATGATGATGGAAAGACCATAACTACTTCTGATGATATAATGGAAAGATATATTTTGCTTGATAATGAGAATTTCAGAATTATTTCAAACAGGCTTGTAGCAAAAATGGGCTTTAAGGTTGATCAGATATTACAAACATACCGTGAAGCCGATGGTGTTGATTTTTTAGCAATTAATCCTGAAACAAAAGAAAAAGTATTGGTATGGGTAAGGAGATGGACTAAAACTAATGTTGGTGAAATAACACTGCGAAATTTTGCTCAGGCAGTTAATGATATGAAGGCACAGCAGGGTATTTTTATTACCACTGCTGACCTTACACAGGCAGCAAAGGAAAGTTTAAAGAAGCTATCAAAAGTTACAGTTATATATCCAGATGAAATATCTAAATTATTGCGAGGGCTTTTATAA
- a CDS encoding STAS domain-containing protein, producing MNLQTKKVGNVVVVYLQGRLDVHLSADIEKEINKLIKDEPNAHLLLNLSGVEYMSSSGLRIFVSTMRILKESNRKLKLCNMNSAVKKIFEVVELMDMFEIYDTEDEAIASFK from the coding sequence ATGAATCTACAAACAAAAAAAGTGGGTAATGTTGTTGTAGTATATTTACAGGGGCGTTTAGATGTACATTTGTCAGCTGATATTGAGAAAGAAATAAATAAATTAATCAAAGATGAGCCCAACGCTCATTTATTGTTGAACCTTTCGGGCGTTGAGTATATGAGCAGCAGCGGTTTAAGAATTTTTGTTTCTACTATGAGGATATTAAAAGAATCAAACCGGAAATTAAAATTGTGCAATATGAATAGTGCTGTAAAAAAGATTTTTGAAGTTGTTGAACTTATGGACATGTTTGAAATTTATGATACCGAAGATGAAGCTATTGCTTCTTTTAAATAA
- a CDS encoding tetratricopeptide repeat protein codes for MLVTYAIIFLFVIILVVFILYLANIYIFPRKLEEIQQLIESGQTKIAIRKLNDIIEKDDRNHYAHYLLALAYEKENNIQYAILEYRQVLKISKFDDKVNEIEIRKRLASIYKARNAIEEARKEYLLLTQLDPANYEPFYELGIIYFNAGQLEKAAPYLKKSISNYSKHGPSYYYLGQVYYRMQNYADAKQAFIEAIKIDPNDYKSHYFLGLVLRQLGDYEWAIKEFETAQKSDDIKVKCFLAKGTCFLEREQLPKAVVEFERGLKFAKRGSDTELNLRYFLAEAQEKMRDLHSAISNWEKIAAINPNFRDVQEKLKSYAEFRQDDRIKDFMIAGLAQFEHTCRKIVESMGLTVMDVDIISDTEIEIIATDTEGKWRNTRRTNKIVRILRTTDVVNDQLLRKLHEKLKEKNATRVIIITAGEFTQSAVDFSNTRPIELYGKSDLLRLLKQT; via the coding sequence ATGCTGGTAACATATGCAATAATATTTTTATTTGTTATAATTCTTGTTGTCTTTATTCTTTATCTGGCCAATATTTATATTTTCCCCCGTAAGTTAGAAGAAATACAACAGCTTATTGAATCAGGTCAAACCAAAATTGCAATACGCAAGCTCAATGACATTATAGAAAAAGATGACCGCAACCACTATGCACATTATCTTTTAGCTCTGGCGTATGAAAAGGAAAATAACATACAGTATGCTATCCTTGAATACCGGCAAGTTTTAAAAATATCCAAATTTGATGATAAAGTAAATGAAATAGAGATACGCAAACGCTTGGCTAGTATCTACAAAGCACGAAATGCAATTGAGGAAGCAAGGAAAGAATACTTACTATTGACCCAGTTGGATCCTGCAAACTATGAGCCATTCTATGAGCTTGGAATTATATATTTTAATGCAGGCCAGTTGGAGAAAGCAGCACCCTATTTGAAAAAGAGTATATCAAATTATAGTAAGCATGGTCCCTCGTATTATTATCTGGGACAGGTTTATTACCGAATGCAAAATTATGCAGATGCAAAACAGGCATTCATCGAAGCTATAAAAATTGATCCCAATGATTATAAATCACATTATTTTTTAGGTCTAGTATTGCGGCAATTGGGTGATTATGAATGGGCTATTAAAGAATTTGAGACAGCTCAGAAGAGTGATGATATTAAAGTAAAATGTTTTTTGGCAAAAGGCACATGCTTTTTAGAGCGTGAACAGCTTCCAAAAGCTGTAGTAGAATTTGAACGAGGTCTTAAATTTGCCAAAAGAGGCAGTGATACTGAATTAAATTTGCGATATTTTTTAGCTGAAGCCCAGGAAAAAATGCGAGACCTTCATTCTGCAATTTCAAACTGGGAGAAAATTGCTGCTATTAATCCCAACTTCAGAGATGTACAGGAAAAACTAAAATCGTATGCTGAGTTTAGGCAGGATGACCGTATAAAGGACTTCATGATTGCCGGATTAGCACAATTTGAGCATACCTGCCGCAAAATAGTGGAATCCATGGGATTGACGGTGATGGATGTTGATATAATTAGTGATACTGAAATAGAAATAATTGCAACTGATACTGAAGGCAAGTGGCGAAATACCCGCAGAACCAATAAAATAGTTAGGATATTACGCACAACTGATGTAGTGAATGATCAATTGTTGCGAAAGCTCCATGAAAAATTAAAAGAAAAAAATGCTACTCGCGTAATTATTATTACCGCAGGAGAGTTTACCCAGAGTGCAGTTGATTTTTCAAATACCCGGCCAATAGAACTTTACGGGAAAAGTGATCTTTTACGGTTGCTAAAGCAAACATAA
- a CDS encoding DUF1015 family protein codes for MAIIKEFIALRPAKDYVSKVAELPYDVVTTEEAKALADANPLSFFHVTRPEVDLPLVHDTYTDEVYQKGKQNLQKFIIDGILAYDDGAYMYLYTLSMGNHKQTGIVAVVSIDDYVNGVVKKHELTREDKEIDRMNHIQVVGAQTGLVYLFYKNNDDLRTLMKQALHSPLLYDFIASDGVRHTVQRIDDKRLLSMIKDAMQPQVLYIADGHHRAASAVRVGMERRKSGYDGNEPFNYFVATIFPHSELQILPYNRVIKDLYTHDFTSFMSALAQNFSIEKSDNGVVSKPHEIKMYYHKQWFVLRYEKELPVNDVDRLDVALLQNMILAPLLGINDPRKDKRIDFVGGTDAVNEIIQLVDSGKFSIGFSLYPTSISDLMAVSDKGEIMPPKSTWFEPKLRDGLLVHVIG; via the coding sequence ATGGCAATCATTAAAGAGTTTATTGCATTACGCCCTGCAAAAGATTATGTGTCAAAAGTAGCTGAGCTTCCGTATGATGTGGTTACAACAGAAGAAGCAAAAGCATTAGCAGATGCTAATCCCTTAAGCTTTTTTCATGTTACAAGGCCCGAAGTAGATTTACCGTTAGTGCATGATACTTATACTGACGAAGTATACCAAAAAGGGAAACAAAATTTACAAAAGTTTATTATTGATGGGATACTTGCGTATGATGATGGCGCATACATGTATCTGTATACATTAAGCATGGGTAATCATAAACAGACAGGAATAGTAGCAGTAGTTTCAATTGATGATTATGTAAATGGCGTAGTAAAAAAGCATGAGTTAACCCGTGAAGATAAAGAAATCGACCGTATGAACCACATACAGGTTGTTGGAGCACAGACGGGTCTTGTATATTTGTTTTATAAAAATAATGATGATCTGCGCACTTTGATGAAGCAAGCTCTCCATTCACCTCTTCTTTACGATTTTATTGCCAGTGATGGAGTGCGGCATACTGTTCAAAGAATTGACGACAAGAGATTGCTTTCAATGATAAAGGATGCAATGCAGCCGCAGGTGCTCTACATTGCTGATGGACATCACCGTGCAGCATCAGCTGTGAGGGTAGGCATGGAACGTAGAAAAAGCGGCTATGACGGTAACGAACCATTCAATTATTTTGTTGCAACAATCTTCCCTCATTCAGAATTGCAAATATTACCGTATAATCGCGTCATCAAGGATTTATATACTCATGATTTTACATCATTTATGAGTGCACTAGCACAGAATTTTTCAATAGAAAAATCTGATAACGGTGTTGTGTCAAAACCTCATGAAATCAAAATGTATTATCATAAACAGTGGTTTGTTCTCCGTTATGAAAAAGAATTGCCTGTCAATGATGTTGATAGATTGGATGTTGCACTATTACAAAATATGATTTTAGCTCCCCTGTTGGGTATCAATGATCCACGGAAGGATAAACGTATTGATTTTGTAGGGGGTACTGATGCAGTTAATGAGATTATTCAGTTAGTTGATAGCGGTAAGTTCAGTATTGGTTTTTCTTTGTACCCAACTTCAATAAGCGATCTTATGGCTGTATCGGATAAAGGGGAAATTATGCCCCCCAAATCGACATGGTTTGAGCCTAAACTGAGGGACGGATTATTAGTGCATGTTATTGGATAA
- a CDS encoding transcription elongation factor GreA, with protein MPVNIEDKKKQIKEEIDRLQYEMKVELPQRIAEARAKGDLKENAEYHAARERQSFVQARIAYLSKQLSLMESIDITSIEQGKVEFGSQVTVRNLDTDEVVEFTIVTPNEVDASAGKISLSSPIGRALHKKTVGDEVTVQIPAGTKRFRIEKLITIHGEELSL; from the coding sequence ATGCCAGTTAACATTGAAGATAAGAAGAAACAAATAAAAGAAGAGATAGACAGGCTTCAGTACGAAATGAAAGTTGAATTGCCTCAACGCATTGCCGAGGCACGTGCAAAAGGCGACCTTAAAGAGAATGCTGAATACCATGCAGCACGTGAACGACAGTCGTTTGTACAGGCACGCATTGCATATTTAAGCAAGCAGCTAAGCCTGATGGAGAGCATTGATATCACATCTATAGAGCAGGGTAAGGTAGAATTTGGCTCACAGGTTACAGTACGCAACTTAGATACTGATGAGGTAGTTGAGTTTACCATTGTCACACCAAATGAGGTTGATGCATCAGCGGGTAAAATTTCGCTTTCATCGCCAATTGGAAGGGCATTGCACAAAAAAACAGTTGGTGATGAGGTAACAGTACAGATACCAGCTGGAACTAAGCGATTCAGGATTGAAAAGCTTATAACAATTCATGGCGAAGAGCTATCGCTTTAA
- a CDS encoding SoxR reducing system RseC family protein, producing METECGIVTQVKDNYVLVEADAVSFCSSCSNHGCTMRQSKGRQLWIENTLGASSGDRVIFELPSKGIVLSSVVLYGIPIVFLIAGIVLGIVVPLPMPVDRDILGIVTGMLFLAISFVIMRVASKYIVRRKQFAPTMVKVEKLL from the coding sequence GTGGAAACTGAATGTGGTATAGTTACACAAGTGAAAGACAATTATGTCCTTGTTGAAGCTGATGCAGTTTCTTTCTGCTCTTCATGCAGTAATCATGGTTGTACTATGCGTCAGTCAAAAGGGCGACAGCTCTGGATAGAAAATACATTAGGTGCTTCCTCAGGTGACAGGGTAATTTTTGAATTACCTTCAAAAGGAATTGTACTATCATCAGTTGTACTGTATGGTATTCCTATAGTGTTTCTTATTGCTGGGATAGTACTTGGTATAGTGGTACCTTTACCAATGCCAGTTGATAGGGATATCCTGGGTATAGTAACAGGGATGCTATTTTTGGCAATTTCATTTGTAATTATGCGAGTTGCATCAAAATATATTGTTCGGCGTAAACAATTTGCCCCAACAATGGTAAAGGTGGAAAAGTTGTTGTAA